From one Pempheris klunzingeri isolate RE-2024b chromosome 9, fPemKlu1.hap1, whole genome shotgun sequence genomic stretch:
- the elp1 gene encoding elongator complex protein 1, with translation MRNLKLLKSLRSSELQGPGSPQCFSVRADTSSLLVASHYSITEYDPRSGQVVSEASLTAEGFLPEDGSGVVVGLQDLAELESACLATAGGDVVLFNLNTHQLECVGSVDSGLTSMSWSPDEELVVLTTGQETVIMMTKDFEPITEVGIHQDDFGEGKFITVGWGKKETQFHGSEGKQAAQRKMQEVQPAAAWDNRRPRVTWRGDGQLFAVSAVCPQTGARKVRVWNREGVLQATSEPINGLEQALCWKPSGSLIASTQRHPNKHSVVFMEKNGLLHGDFTLPFSKDQAKVKDLLWNSDSTVLAVWLEDMTAGEDKQVNTYIQLWTVGNYHWYLKQSLDFGRDSQKAPVCVSWDPERPLRLHVVTHSWTSITYDWGWTTERSPGLDATDNANVAVIDGDKILVTTFRQSVVPPPMSSFELQLTSPVNQVTFLCQPQRTNRLAALTSNGQISVYTQGSGEEADKTANGFRTVSHPLVLEKTFRSAVVQEEPLALRQLLWLEEELFVGVSPSLLPAASTLLMLRPAHDADDTLTVRSEIEVDGVVVSMVHCSQTGIVALQLEDGQIRKLLWDCPEPSVEDWRDSSGCSINFPVPCAQTVLCSISGEVYLLGLTDRSHLYAGDTELASNISSFAVCYDFLLITTNSHTCRCLQLSTLTVKGLQAALASDGGQNDETLRRVERGSRIVTVVPQDTKVILQMPRGNLETIHHRALVLAQLRKWLDSLRFKDAFECMRKLRINLNLIYDHSPKVFLDNIETFITQLNSINHVNLFLTELKEEDTTSSMYPRPESSTIQAQPASGQKKVDLVCDTLRSTMESMGPNKFFLSILTAHVKKTVPELEIALQKVHELRVNPPDTPGAVRAEEALKYLLFLVNVNDLYEHSLGTYDFDLVLMVAEKSQKDPKEYLPFLNLLKSLEPNYQRYTIDKHLKRYRKALHHLSKCGEEHFSEALQLVKEQKLYGEALRLYTADSTHYKALSCAYAEYLMEQQQAELAGLLLWRCGEPVRALQAFASSCSWRNAICVAQQILLPPDQLALLARDLAEKLVEQRRYSEAALLLDQYAKDCEEAILALINGAVWEEALRLIYMHNRQDITETNLKPALLEGVSNQTAFLEAQAATFTRHRTRLAVVREQKEKARLDMLDEDVPDCPDAELYSEASSVMTGSKYSQSNSRISSRSSKNRRKAERKKLSLKEGSPMEDRALMHALGEITTTVDKMREEVHNLLKALVLFQFDKQAEKLQLAYGEALQMMEAAVPEVWPEGLQNNPAPLTGPNSTANSIMASFQQQQRPAASQQAAEVPTPPKMRNGVKWKLSVLT, from the exons ATGCGGAACTTGAAGCTTCTGAAGAGTCTTCGGAGCTCGGAGCTACAGGGTCCGGGCTCCccacagtgtttttctgtgcgGGCTGACACCAGCTCGCTGCTGGTCGCATCTCACTATTCCATCACAGAGTACGACCCACGATCTGGCCAG GTGGTCAGTGAGGCCTCTTTGACGGCTGAGGGTTTCCTCCCGGAGGACGGCAGCGGAGTGGTGGTTGGACTGCAGGACCTGGCTGAACTTGAGTCGGCATGTTTGGCCACAGCTGGTGGCGATGTCGTCCTCTTCAACCTCAACACCCACCAG TTAGAGTGTGTTGGCAGTGTGGACAGTGGTCTGACCTCGATGAGTTGGAGTCCTGATGAAGAGCTTGTCGTCCTCACTACTG GTCAAGAAACAGTCATCATGATGACCAAAGACTTTGAGCCAATCACTGAGGTGGGAATACACCAGGATGACTTTGGTGAAG GGAAGTTCATCACGGTGGGTTGGGGGAAGAAAGAGACTCAGTTCCACGGCTCAGAGGGGAAACAGGCTGCACAGAGGAAGATGCAG GAGGTACAGCCGGCAGCAGCCTGGGACAACCGCAGGCCGCGGGTGACATGGCGAGGTGATGGTCAGCTGTTTGCCGTCAGTGCCGTCTGTCCTCAGACTGGAGCCAGAAAGGTCCGGGTCTGGAATAGAGAGGGCGTCCTGCAGGCCACCAGCGAGCCCATCAACGGCCTGGAGCAGGCGCTCTGCTGGAA ACCCTCAGGCAGCCTGATAGCGAGCACCCAGCGCCATCCCAACAAGCATAGTGTGGTTTTCATGGAGAAGAACGGGCTGCTCCATGGGGACTTCACCCTCCCATTCAGCAAAGACCAGGCCAAG gtgaagGATTTGCTGTGGAACAGCgactccactgttttagctgtttGGTTGGAGGACATGACTGCTGGAGAAGACAAGCAAGTCAACACTTACA TCCAGCTGTGGACCGTGGGGAACTACCACTGGTATCTCAAGCAGAGCCTGGACTTTGGCAGAGACTCTCAGAAGGCTCCAGTCTGTGTCTCTTGGGATCCTGAGCGGCCCCTAAGACTCCACGTGGTGACCCACAGCTGGACCAGCATCACTTACGACTGGGGCTGGACGACTGAGAGGAGCCCCGGGCTGGACGCCACCGACAACGCTAACGTGGCTGTGATCGACGGAG ATAAAATCCTGGTGACGACCTTCAGGCAGTCTGTGGTTCCTCCTCCCATGAGTTCATTTGAGCTCCAGTTGACTTCACCAGTCAACCAAGTGACCTTCCTCTGCCAACCTCAGAGGACCAATCGGCTGGCAGCCTTAACTTCAAATGGACAGATTTCAGTCTACACCCAAG GTTCAGGAGAAGAGGCTGACAAAACTGCAAATGGGTTCCGGACAGTGTCTCATCCCCTGGTCCTTGAGAAAACCTTCAG ATCAGCGGTTGTCCAGGAGGAGCCTCTGGCCCTGCGgcagctgctgtggctggaGGAAGAGCTGTTTGTGGGTGTGAGCCCCAGTCTGCTGCCAGCCGCCTCCACCCTGTTGATGCTCCGCCCTGCTCATGATGCTGATGACACGCTCACAGTCAG GTCTGAGATCGAGGTGGACGGCGTCGTGGTCAGTATGGTTCACTGCTCTCAGACTGGCATTGTGGCACTACAGCTGGAGGACGGACAGATCAGGAAGCTGCTCTGGG ATTGTCCTGAGCCGTCAGTGGAGGATTGGCGTGACTCCAGCGGCTGTAGCATCAACTTCCCAGTTCCCTGCGCTCAGACAGTCCTGTGCAGCATCAGTGGGGAG GTGTATCTGCTCGGCCTGACAGACAGGTCCCATCTGTACGCTGGAGACACAGAG CTGGCCTCCAATATTTCCTCCTTCGCCGTTTGCTACGATTTCCTCCTCATAACCACAAACTCCCACACTTGCCGCTGCCTCCAACTGAGCACACTCACCGTAAAAG GGCTGCAGGCGGCCTTGGCCTCGGATGGAGGTCAGAATGACGAGACGCTACGACGGGTTGAGAGGGGATCCAGGATCGTCACTGTGGTCCCGCAGGACACCAAAGTAATTCTCCAG ATGCCTCGTGGGAACCTGGAGACTATCCATCATCGAGCGCTGGTGTTGGCTCAGCTAAGGAAGTGGCTGGACAG tttgaggTTCAAAGATGCCTTTGAGTGTATGAGAAAGCTGAGGATCAACCTGAACTTAATTTATGACCACAGCCCAAAG GTTTTCCTGGACAACATAGAGACCTTCATCACACAACTGAACTCCATCAACCACGTTAACCTCTTCCTCACTGAGCTCAA GGAGGAGGATACGACCAGCAGCATGTACCCACGTCCTGAGAGCAGCACGATTCAGGCCCAACCTGCTTCTGGCCAGAAGAAGGTGGATTTAGTCTGTGATACTTTACGGAGCACCATGGAATCTATGGGTCCAAACAA GTTCTTTCTGTCCATACTGACGGCTCATGTGAAGAAGACGGTTCCAGAGCTGGAGATTGCTCTGCAGAAAGTCCACGAACTTCGAG TGAATCCTCCTGACACTCCCGGTGCTGTGAGGGCTGAAGAAGCGTTGAAGTACCTTCTATTCCTGGTCAACGTCAACGACCTGTACGAACACTCTCTGGGAACGTACGACTTTGATCTGGTGCTCATGGTGGCCGAGAAATCCCAAAAG GATCCCAAAGAGTACCTTCCCTTTTTGAACTTGCTGAAGAGCCTGGAGCCAAACTACCAGCGCTACACTATCGACAAACATCTGAAACGCTACAGGAAGGCCCTGCATCACCTCAGCAAGTGCG GAGAGGAACATTTCTCTGAGGCCTTGCAGCTTGTGAAGGAGCAGAAACTCTACGGTGAAGCTCTGCGACTTTACACTGCAGACAGCACTCACTACAAG gCTCTGAGCTGTGCTTATGCCGAGTACCTGATGGAGCAGCAACAGGCGGAGCTGGCTGGCCTGTTGCTATGGCGATGCGGAGAGCCAGTCAGGGCCCTGCAGGCGTTCGCCAGCAGTTGCAGTTGGAGAAACGCGATCTGTGTGGCACAGCAAATCCTGCTACCACCGGACCAGTTAGCTCTCCTGGCAAGAGACCTGGCAG AGAAGCTGGTTGAACAGCGACGGTACTCAGAAGCTGCTCTGTTGTTGGACCAGTACGCCAAA GACTGCGAGGAGGCCATCTTGGCTCTGATCAATGGTGCAGTCTGGGAAGAAGCACTCCGATTG ATTTATATGCACAACAGACAAGACATCACTGAAACCAACCTAAAACCTGCTCTGTTGGAGG GTGTCAGCAATCAGACTGCCTTCCTGGAGGCTCAAGCGGCGACATTCACGCGGCACAGGACACGGCTGGCTGTGGTCCGGGAGCAGAAAGAGAAGGCCAGACTGGACATGCTGG ATGAAGATGTTCCAGACTGCCCTGATGCTGAGCTTTACTCTGAAGCCAGCAGTGTGATGACCGGCTCCAAATACTCCCAGAGTAACTCCCGCATCTCTTC GAGATCGTCAAAGAACCGTCGCAAAGCCGAGCGGAAGAAGTTGAGTCTGAAGGAAGGAAGCCCGATGGAGGACAGGGCGCTGATGCACGCTCTGGGAGAGATCACCACCACTGTGGACAAGATGAGAg AGGAAGTGCACAACCTGCTGAAGGCCCTGGTGCTCTTCCAGTTTGACAAACAGGCGGAGAAGCTGCAGCTGGCCTACGGGGAGGCTCTGcagatgatggaggcagcggttCCTGAGGTGTGGCCCGAAGGCCTGCAGAACAATCCAGCTCCG CTCACTGGGCCAAACTCGACTGCAAACAGCATCATGGCttctttccagcagcagcagagacctGCAGCTTCACAACAAG ctgCTGAGGTCCCAACGCCACCAAAGATGAGAAACGGTGTCAAGTGGAAGCTCTCTGTGCTTACgtaa